A region of Ochotona princeps isolate mOchPri1 chromosome 2, mOchPri1.hap1, whole genome shotgun sequence DNA encodes the following proteins:
- the CD2 gene encoding T-cell surface antigen CD2 isoform X2, with protein MRLPCETLACFLLMFSFATEGTIPKDIIWGTLGQDIYLNISEFTGSKAIEEIRWATKESSIARLRNNKQEYFQLNGSYEIFENGTLKIKRLMRNFSNTYKVTVYNTAGALELEKYFYLEVLEMVSKPNLFWDCSNTTLTCEVVRGTDPQLTLYLNGKYVTKHEKIITHKWTTDSSMTFKCTATNHVSEKYIEAVVNCAGKGLGIFLIVGICVGGFVLIVFVVLLICYVSKRKKRNSRRNEELEIRAPRPATEERARKLPPLPTSAPASAAASPPPPPPAHGSQAPGHRPLPPVHRAQQQKQKRPPPAGTQVYQQRGPPLPRPRVQPKPPPHGAVDNSN; from the exons ATGAGACTCCCATGTGAAAcacttgcttgctttcttctgaTGTTCAGCTTTGCTACTGAAG GTACCATCCCTAAGGATATCATCTGGGGTACCCTGGGTCAAGACATCTACCTGAACATTTCGGAGTTCACAGGAAGTAAGGCTATTGAGGAAATACGGTGGGCCACAAAAGAAAGCAGCATTGCACGACTCCGGAATAATAAGCAGGAGTACTTCCAGTTGAATGGATCTTATGAGATCTTTGAAAATGGAACTCTGAAAATCAAACGACTAATGAGAAATTTCAGCAATACCTACAAGGTGACTGTCTACAATACAGCTGGAGCACTTgagttggaaaaatatttttatttggaggtTCTAG aGATGGTCTCCAAACCAAATCTCTTCTGGGACTGTAGCAACACAACATTGACCTGCGAGGTGGTGAGAGGAACTGACCCTCAGTTAACGCTGTATCTAAACGGAAAATATGTCACAAAACATGAGAAGATCATCACACACAAGTGGACCACTGACTCGAGTATGACGTTCAAGTGCACAGCAACGAACCATGTCAGCGAGAAATACATTGAGGCTGTTGTCAACTGTGCAG GAAAGGGGCTGGGCATCTTCCTGATCGTGGGCATCTGCGTGGGAGGCTTCGTCTTGATAGTCTTTGTGGTGCTGCTCATTTGCTACGTCAGCAAGAGGAAAAAACGGAACAGCAGGAGAA ATGAGGAGTTGGAGATTAGAGCTCCGAGACCAGCAACTGAGGAGAGGGCCCGGAAActccctccacttcccacctccGCTCCTGCCAGCGCAGCGGCTTCCCCACCTCCTCCGCCTCCTGCTCATGGCTCCCAGGCACCTGGCCATCGCCCCTTACCTCCTGTCCACCGggcccagcagcagaagcagaagaggccGCCTCCAGCAGGCACACAAGTTtaccagcagagaggtcctcccCTCCCCAGACCTCGAGTTCAACCTAAGCCTCCTCCTCATGGGGCTGTCGATAACTCTAATTAG
- the CD2 gene encoding T-cell surface antigen CD2 isoform X1 produces MRLPCETLACFLLMFSFATEGTIPKDIIWGTLGQDIYLNISEFTGSKAIEEIRWATKESSIARLRNNKQEYFQLNGSYEIFENGTLKIKRLMRNFSNTYKVTVYNTAGALELEKYFYLEVLEMVSKPNLFWDCSNTTLTCEVVRGTDPQLTLYLNGKYVTKHEKIITHKWTTDSSMTFKCTATNHVSEKYIEAVVNCAGKGLGIFLIVGICVGGFVLIVFVVLLICYVSKRKKRNSRRSDEELEIRAPRPATEERARKLPPLPTSAPASAAASPPPPPPAHGSQAPGHRPLPPVHRAQQQKQKRPPPAGTQVYQQRGPPLPRPRVQPKPPPHGAVDNSN; encoded by the exons ATGAGACTCCCATGTGAAAcacttgcttgctttcttctgaTGTTCAGCTTTGCTACTGAAG GTACCATCCCTAAGGATATCATCTGGGGTACCCTGGGTCAAGACATCTACCTGAACATTTCGGAGTTCACAGGAAGTAAGGCTATTGAGGAAATACGGTGGGCCACAAAAGAAAGCAGCATTGCACGACTCCGGAATAATAAGCAGGAGTACTTCCAGTTGAATGGATCTTATGAGATCTTTGAAAATGGAACTCTGAAAATCAAACGACTAATGAGAAATTTCAGCAATACCTACAAGGTGACTGTCTACAATACAGCTGGAGCACTTgagttggaaaaatatttttatttggaggtTCTAG aGATGGTCTCCAAACCAAATCTCTTCTGGGACTGTAGCAACACAACATTGACCTGCGAGGTGGTGAGAGGAACTGACCCTCAGTTAACGCTGTATCTAAACGGAAAATATGTCACAAAACATGAGAAGATCATCACACACAAGTGGACCACTGACTCGAGTATGACGTTCAAGTGCACAGCAACGAACCATGTCAGCGAGAAATACATTGAGGCTGTTGTCAACTGTGCAG GAAAGGGGCTGGGCATCTTCCTGATCGTGGGCATCTGCGTGGGAGGCTTCGTCTTGATAGTCTTTGTGGTGCTGCTCATTTGCTACGTCAGCAAGAGGAAAAAACGGAACAGCAGGAGAAGTG ATGAGGAGTTGGAGATTAGAGCTCCGAGACCAGCAACTGAGGAGAGGGCCCGGAAActccctccacttcccacctccGCTCCTGCCAGCGCAGCGGCTTCCCCACCTCCTCCGCCTCCTGCTCATGGCTCCCAGGCACCTGGCCATCGCCCCTTACCTCCTGTCCACCGggcccagcagcagaagcagaagaggccGCCTCCAGCAGGCACACAAGTTtaccagcagagaggtcctcccCTCCCCAGACCTCGAGTTCAACCTAAGCCTCCTCCTCATGGGGCTGTCGATAACTCTAATTAG